Below is a window of Rhodamnia argentea isolate NSW1041297 chromosome 11, ASM2092103v1, whole genome shotgun sequence DNA.
TTTGATATTCGATGACATTTGACCATTGAGTAAGTTTTTGCGAGGATTTTGTATGATGGTCCCCTTTCAAGGAACTTCTTGTAACTTCCAGTTCATAGATAAAATGTGAGTACGAAAGAAAAAGGCATCTGGATGgtatattttgttattattatctAGCTAGATCTTCTGTGTTGTTGTCACCCCatacaaatttttctttttgcagctGAGAGTACTGAAGTTTCATGCTTTATGACATAGGAACAGTGGAAGAATTGCCTCATTGTGTTGCGATACGTGCAGCTAATTTTAACATGTCTACTTGGCTGAAGTTTAGCACATTTAAGACATAGCTTGTTGCACAATTAAAATAAGAGTCCTTGAAAAAACACTTCTTCAGATTTTGGTCTATAAGTTGGTGTTGTTTTTCTCCCAGCCTACTTAGTTATGATGAGCACTGGGAGATTTACGTGAGAAACGTCTATCTATTTTAGTTTCTGCAGGAACTTGGTTTGGCTTTTTTTATCTCTGTCAttattgattggcatattctcCAGTTTAACCTTCAAGCTTAGCATGTACAATTATGTAGGTTGAGAAAAACGTACTAGAGTCCTGTATTTTATCTTAGTCAATGTGCTTTTCTTCATGGATGCAGTCTGCAATTATGCTAAGGGTAGATGGATTGCAGACAAGAGCAGACCATTGTATTCAGGATTTGGATGCAAGCAGTGGTTGTCAGAGATGTGGGCATGTAGGCTGACGCAAAGAACTGATTTTTCATACGAAGGATATCGGTGGCAGCCGGAAAATTGTGAAATGCCTGAATTCGAGAGATCTTCATTCTTGAAAaggttttattttcttatatgcCTTCCTCTTAGTTTGCAATGTTACATATAAAACATTCTTCTTGTGTAAAATCACTTCCTCTTGGCACTATTGACATTCATGAATATTTAATAGATATGTTAGTCCTATATAGTCGGAAATATTTTGCCTACGGGAACGGAGATATTCAATATTCATAATTTCTGTATCAGATATCATCATATGCTTTACCTACACGTAGAAGTTTCTTTCATTTGTATAAAAGGTCTCTGGTTCCTTCTTTCCGCTATCCCTTCCTTCTgcttaaaacaaagaaaaacagaaaacaagTGTCTTACAGTTTGGTAGGAAGTTTGGCATTGCTGCTTATCTGTCATTGTTTTTTGCCTGTGAAGTCTTAGAAACTTCTTTACTTCCAGAATGCAGGACAAAACTATTGCATTTATAGGAGATTCACTTGGGAGGCAGCAGTTCCAATCTTTAATGTGTATGGTGACTGGTGGAGAAGAGAGCCCTGACGTTGAAGATGTAGGAGTCAATTATGGGCTTGTTATTCCTCCTGGAGCCATTCGTCCTGATGGTTGGGCATTTCGGTTGCCGAGTACGAATACGACTATATTATACTACTGGTCTGCCAGCCTCTGTGATCTCGAGCCCTTAAACATCACTGATCCGTCAACATATGTCGCTATGCATTTGGACCGTCCTCCCGCTTTCGTGAGAAAATTTCTGGATAcctttgatgttcttgttctgAACACAGGACATCATTGGAACAGAGGCAAGCTTAATGCAAACAAGTGGGTCATGTATGTCAATGGAAGGCCAAATGAAGACCGAAATCTGGCAGCAATTGgaaatgccaaaaatttcacAGTCCATAGTGTCGTTAGGTGGGCGGACTCGCAGCTTCCTTCTCATCCACGTCTCAAAGCTTTCTTCAGAACCATTTCGCCTAGGCACTTCTTGAATGGAGAGTGGAATACCGGGGGTAGCTGCGATAACATGAGCCCCTTATCTAAAGGAAGCATAGTTTCGCAAGATGATTCGAGTGATTTGGTAGTGCAGAGTGCTGTCAGGGGTACAaaggtgaaaattttggatatcaCTGCTCTGTCTGAATTGAGAGACGAGGGACACATATCCCGCTTCAGTGCTAAAGCGAGTGATGGTGTCCAGGATTGCTTACACTGGTGCCTACCTGGCCTACCGGACACTTGGAATGAAATCCTTTGTGCACAAGTTTAGTTCCAAAGGATGAAGCCGAGAATGCATGAACACACGGTGAAAATATTAGTACTTTCTTAGGCGCTTCGGCTCTGGAGCATCTGTCACTACTGCAGATACTTGGCCTCCGCTAGTTACTTGGGAAGCAGAAGCTTGGTCACTGCTAATTTTAGACAGGGTTTTGGACGAGGCCAATGCGTCTGTGAAAGTCGACTTG
It encodes the following:
- the LOC115750500 gene encoding protein trichome birefringence-like 14, with product MKGGNSYRPRGRKFSLGLIALLFATVLLWIWEKNPFISTLRSAQDQFLLSSSEFIFDIPNDSMVSAHHNEHTEEEDANVTPKISRKAERGSDNVVIEKSTSALSPKGKDTRHRKSSSKSKVCNYAKGRWIADKSRPLYSGFGCKQWLSEMWACRLTQRTDFSYEGYRWQPENCEMPEFERSSFLKRMQDKTIAFIGDSLGRQQFQSLMCMVTGGEESPDVEDVGVNYGLVIPPGAIRPDGWAFRLPSTNTTILYYWSASLCDLEPLNITDPSTYVAMHLDRPPAFVRKFLDTFDVLVLNTGHHWNRGKLNANKWVMYVNGRPNEDRNLAAIGNAKNFTVHSVVRWADSQLPSHPRLKAFFRTISPRHFLNGEWNTGGSCDNMSPLSKGSIVSQDDSSDLVVQSAVRGTKVKILDITALSELRDEGHISRFSAKASDGVQDCLHWCLPGLPDTWNEILCAQV